The genomic segment TTTTCGTGGGCACGAGGGCCATTATTAACTTTTCCTGACTTCAACGGGGGACGTGTGGTAACCCTCTCTCGCTTTCTGCCACAAGACAACGAAATTGCCACCATCCAAGACCCTAACTCAAGCTACCAGCTCAGCGATATTGATGGCTGGGCGCTAACACACGAAGGGGCATCATTTCTCCGAAAACCTATAACCATGCTCTCTGAAGGCTCTGTGCTTGCCAAACGAGTACGAGGGCAGGTGGTGGATGTGCGGATCTCACCAGAATACCCATCACATCCGGTGCTACGCAGCGGTCTAGCGCTCACCGTGCCTGTTGTGCCACCTACAACCAATAACCGCGCTGGAACGACAAACTCATCTCAAAACAATAACACCGCTGGGGGGGCAAGCAAGAGTAAGGAGAAAAAACGTGGCCGACGATAAAAGGGATCCCACGTTCAAGCTCACGATCACCGCTCTTTCTCATGTACATATCAGCAGCGGCAATACGCTCACACGAGATGTCGATTTTCTCTATGATGCATCGAGCAATAAGACATCCTTTGTACTCAACGATAACGCTGTTGCCTATCTGCTAGAGGATGAGGAGCATCCAGAATGGCTATCACTGAGCGACATCCTGAAAAAGGCAGGTATCAAACCAACACGGCAAAACGCACCAACGCTCGAAGTTGAAGGCCTCCCACTTGTTCGCTACATGCTGACGGGAGCACCTTCTAGCAAGACAAACTCGCCGTTTCAGCCGCTCCTTGAGCAAATCAAGGATGTGTTTGACCGTGCCTACATCCCCGGATCATCACTGAAAGGCGCGATCCGTACCGCGCTGGCCTGGAGTGCGTTTCCAAACAGCAATCTGGATGTATCTCTTGCCGCGCTAAGAGTGAACGGGACGTTGCCTATTGCAAAGTTTGCAGCGCAGAACTATGAGCAGCAGCTATTTCATAGCGAAAGCAGCAACGGATCACCAAGCGATGCGCACACCGATGTGCTACGCGCAATGCGCATCAGCGATAGCACACCGATCACCAAAGAACTCCTTCTTCGGCAGGTTGGGAGTACCACCGACAGCTCCCAACCTACCGAGCTCGGCAACCGGTGGAGGAGCAGCACCAACGTACAAAATCACCGAAAGCCAATCCCGCTGCCCGACATCGAGACCATTCCCAAGCTGGCTGAATGCACCATGCATCTTCAATTTGATCGCTATGCCCTTCTCCCACATGGTACAAGGCAAGATTTCAGCAGCAAAGCCGAGCTTCTCACAAACTTTGTCGCAGCTTGTCGAGAACGAGGCATGCAACTTATTGAGCATGAGCTTGCTTTTTATAATGAGAGAAAGCAAACGTTGCCAAACGTTGCCAGCTTCTATCAGGATCTTTCACAAAAAGCACAACGCCTTGATCCAAACAGCTTTATGCTTCAAATCGGCTGGGGTACAGGATGGCATAGCAAAACACTCGATGAACGACTCACCGAACATACAGAGGAGTTTAACGAGATTGCCAACTATAAGGACTATAAGCTCAAACGAGGAAAAGCGATTAAGCCAGGTGATATCTTCCCCATCAGCCGCAAGCTGATTAAAAACGATGCTAACGTGCTTAGCGAACCCCTCGGCTGGGTGCGCGTGGATGTGGCGGAGGTGGCGCGATGACCACATGGCTGCTGGCCAATGTTGGCACCCGCGATGTGCAGGTGCACGACACGGAGCTTCCCGATGATCTGCGTAATGGCAAAACCTTCTGGGCGAGGAAGCTAGGCGATTATCTCCTCAAACCTGAGATCTACAAAGCATCCCAGGGACAGATCACCATGCCCATGATCGAAAAGGCCCTGCGCTACCTTGATGTGCCGCGCAGGGCAGAGAAGGGCGAGGGGAGCGACCTCAAAATCGTGCTGTTCGCCACCGATCAGCCCGAGACCGTACAAGATCACTACCGCAACAACGACACGCTACCCTTTGCGCACCTTATGCGCGAACTGCTGTTTGATCGGTACACGCTCGCCAAGAAGAAAGATATCTTTATCGAGACTGCGCAGGAACGGCCTTCAGATTATGATCTTATGCACGCCTTCTACAGCACCAGCCTGCCGAAGATCGCGAAAAACATCCACGCTGGGGATGCTGTCTTTCTGTTGGTGGTGGGCGGCACTCAGCAGATGAACACGATGCTGCTCTTTCTGGGCAGCCAGCAGTTCGAGGCCCAGGCACACCCGCTGTATGTCTCCGAGGAGAGCAATCGCGCCATTGAGCTTGACATCGCCCGCCAGATTATGGGGGCAACACTGCGCCGCAACCTCCTTTCGCTGCTTGAAACCTATGCCTACACTAGCGCCCGCGATCTGGTGGTGTCGGCGCAGCTTGCCCAGCCCGAGGCCAGATATTTGATCGATGTGCTCGAATACGCCGATCTGCGCCGAAACTTTGCCTTCCATGAGGCTATCAAAAAACTGAGAGAGCCGATCAAGGCTCTGCCGAAACATCGCCCCGCGCTTGAGCATCTACAGAATGCGATCGATAGCAATGACGAGCGGGTCTGCCTGCGCGAGACCATCTACCTTGCCGAGATCGCCAAGCAGACTGGCGACTGGGCCAGCCTGCTGGCGCGGCTGCACCGCTTCTCCGAGGGCAGCCTTCAGCTTGCCGCCGAGGCTGCTGGGGTTCGGTGGCATGATAAAGGCCGCAAGAAGTTCCACAAAAGCTGGTGGAAAGAACATAGCGAACAGGTTGAGACCAAAAGCTCCTTCACAAACGAGGAGCGCGAAATCGACCGCGAGGTTTTGAAAGTGGTAGTGCAGCTCTTCGCCACCGATGCCGGGCGGGCCGATACGCTGATTGCGGCGCTGGATGTAGTCGGGCGACCAATCGGGCTACGGCATAACATTGTCCACCGCTTCGCGCCAGTCTCGCAGAAGGAGATCGAGCAGAAGGCTGAGTGCGCTATCGAAGATCTCATCCAGGCAATGCACACAGCCTACCATGCGGCTTTTAACGCACATGATGATATGACTTTCGCCTATGGGCAAGTCAATGCGCTCTGTAGGGAGCTGATCGAGGCGATGCTATGACCATCCTTCTCTGCAATATCGGCAGCCGCGACATCGCGTGGAACAAGCTGCCCGAGATCACCGGCAGAAGCTCGCGAGCAAGCGGCCAGCAGCTCCTGGCGCAGCTCGACGCGCTGGCCGCGCGCGTGCGGCTACCCATGGTTGGCAAGGCGCTGCGCTCTATCCAGGGAAAAGGAGCCATTGACCAGGTCATCCTGATCGCGTCCGACCAGGGCGACGCGCCTGCCAGCGAGGGCGACCGGAAGGCCTGGGAGTCGGACACCATTTTTATCGCGCAGGCGCTGGCGCGGCTGCTGGCCATGGGCGTGGATGGCTGCGCGCCGATCGTGCCCGAGCGCATCGCGGTGTGGCTGATCGGCGCGGGCGACGAGGGCCGCGACCCGTCGGACTACGACGGCGTGCGCCGATTCCTAGAGGCGCAGCTGCCCGCCCTGGCGCAGCAGCACCCCGAGGGGCCGGTGTACCTAGAGGTGACGGGCGGCACCCCGGCCATGAGCATCGGCCTGCTGATCGCGGGCAGCGCGGTGTTCGGCGACCGCGCCACCGCGCTGTACATCCAAGAGCGCTACGAGCAGCCCGCCACGCTGAACACCAGCCGCCGCCTGGCCGCCGGGCCGCTGCGCTCGGCGCTGCGCAGCCACGCCCGCAGCTACGACTACAGCGCGGCGCTGGCGCTGCTGAAGGAGCACCGGGGCAGCATCACCGATAGGCTTCACACCGGCGCCGCCGAGGCGCTGGAGGCGCTGCTGGGCTACGCATCCTGCCGCTTCAACTTCGACTTCCCAGGGGCGCACGCGGCGCTGGGCGGCGGGGTCGACCGCGCGGGCGATGGCCGCTGGCGGGCCGAGCTGCTGGCGCTGCACCACGAGGTGGCCCGCCCCGACCGCGAGACCACGCTGGCCGAGGTCTTCTACGGCGCGGCGGCGCGCTTCGACACCTGCGCCTGGGCCGACTTCTTGACCCAGGTGGTGCGCTTTCAGGAGAACGCGTTTCGCACCATGTGCCTGCAGCGCGGCGTTCGGTTCCTTGATTTCTCTGGCAACCCCGTAGACGATGGGGCAAAACTCGATATGGCGTGGGCCGCACAGGTGGGCTTTAGCCCTCGTTCCGACATGCTGGGCCGCACGGGCATGGAGCGCCTGATCGAGCACCTGGCCCGCCGCAGCGGCGAGAACATCCGCCCAACCATGGCGCTGCTGGGCGAGCTAGAGGGGCTGGCGCGGCTGCGCAACGGCCTCACCCACTCGCTACGGGGCGTGCACGAGAGCGACCTGGCGCAGGCGTTTGGCGGCAGGCAAGCCGCCCAGATCCTGCCGCACCTGGCGGCATGCCTCACGGCCCTGACTGGGCGCACGCCCAGCGCCACCACGCCGTTCCAGCGGGTCAACGCGCTGGTCGGCAGGCTGCTGACCGAGGCCTAGCGGTCGCGGTAGGCTTGCACCTTAACAGCACAGAATGTATAGACGATCCGATGTCGCGGCGCGGCATCACGGCGCGGGCAGGCTTTGTGCCCGCCCCCATCGGGTGGGGCGGTATTGCGTGGCAGAATGCCGCACCGCCCCACGCCCACCCATCCCATGCGGCGAAGGTGCCGCGCGTGCAAACTGGCCATAATCAAGCTTGTTCACGGCAGGCCCGCCGTACCAGAACGTCTTCTTTTCCCATACCCTTTGCCTACCATCACATGAATCCTCGAAAGGGGGAACACCATGCCCACCGCACTCGTCCTCAGCATCCGCCCGCAGGTGGCGGCGGATGTGCCCGCCCACCTGGGCCGCGCCGCCCACGCCGCCGTGCTGCGCCTGATCGGCCAGCACAGCCCGCCGCTGGCCGCCCGCATCCACGACGAGCTTGGCCCCAAGCCGCTCACCGTCTCCAGCGTCAGCGGGCTGGCCGGGCGCAGCCCCACCGCCCGCGTCAGCCCCGCCCAGGCCCACAGCCTGCGCGTCACCCTGCTCACCCCCGAGCTGGAGCAGGCCGCCGCCGGGTGGGAGGCCGCCGCGCTGCCGCCCATCGACCTGGATGGCCACCTGTGGCAGGTAGAGGCCGTGGCGCGCACGCCCGAGCAGCACCCCTGGGCGGGCAGCGCCAGCTACGAGCAGCTGGCCGGCCCCGCGCTGGCCCGCGCCGCCGACCCGCCGCGCCGCTGGGACATCGAGTTCGCCGCGCCCGTCACCTTCCGCCAGCGCGGCATGAACGCCCCGCTGCCCACGCCCGACCTGGTGTTCGGCAGCCTGCTGGAGAAGTGGAACGCCTTCGCGCCGCTGGCCCTGCCCGAGGAGGTGCGGCGCTTCGCCAGCGAGTGCATGGCCGTCAGCCGCTTCGAGCTGCGCTCGGCCCCGGTGCCCGCCAAGGCCGGGGCCATGCAGGTGGGCGCAGTGGGACTGTGCAGCTACACCGCCGTCAACCGCGACCACTACTGGATGGCCTGCGTGGATGTGCTGGCCCATCTGGCCTTCTACAGCGGGGTGGGCGCGGCCACCACACGCGGGCTGGGCCAGGCCCGCCTGCGCGAGGGCTAGCAGAAAGGAGCCAGAACGTTATGTCCACGCTCTACCTGGTCGAGCAGGGGGCCGCGCTCCACTGCGATGGGGAGCGCCTGATCGTGAGCAGCGGCGAGGCGGTGCTGCAGAGCCTGCCGCTGGCTCGGCTGGAGGACGTGGTGGTGTTCGGCAATGTCGGCATCACCACGCCCGCGCTCAAGCGCCTGCTCGACGCCTCGGCCACCGTCACGTTTC from the Chloroflexia bacterium SDU3-3 genome contains:
- the csm5 gene encoding type III-A CRISPR-associated RAMP protein Csm5 produces the protein MLCHLQPITALERQTHLKTITPLGGQARVRRKNVADDKRDPTFKLTITALSHVHISSGNTLTRDVDFLYDASSNKTSFVLNDNAVAYLLEDEEHPEWLSLSDILKKAGIKPTRQNAPTLEVEGLPLVRYMLTGAPSSKTNSPFQPLLEQIKDVFDRAYIPGSSLKGAIRTALAWSAFPNSNLDVSLAALRVNGTLPIAKFAAQNYEQQLFHSESSNGSPSDAHTDVLRAMRISDSTPITKELLLRQVGSTTDSSQPTELGNRWRSSTNVQNHRKPIPLPDIETIPKLAECTMHLQFDRYALLPHGTRQDFSSKAELLTNFVAACRERGMQLIEHELAFYNERKQTLPNVASFYQDLSQKAQRLDPNSFMLQIGWGTGWHSKTLDERLTEHTEEFNEIANYKDYKLKRGKAIKPGDIFPISRKLIKNDANVLSEPLGWVRVDVAEVAR
- a CDS encoding CRISPR system precrRNA processing endoribonuclease RAMP protein Cas6; this translates as MPTALVLSIRPQVAADVPAHLGRAAHAAVLRLIGQHSPPLAARIHDELGPKPLTVSSVSGLAGRSPTARVSPAQAHSLRVTLLTPELEQAAAGWEAAALPPIDLDGHLWQVEAVARTPEQHPWAGSASYEQLAGPALARAADPPRRWDIEFAAPVTFRQRGMNAPLPTPDLVFGSLLEKWNAFAPLALPEEVRRFASECMAVSRFELRSAPVPAKAGAMQVGAVGLCSYTAVNRDHYWMACVDVLAHLAFYSGVGAATTRGLGQARLREG